A genome region from Ascaphus truei isolate aAscTru1 chromosome 12 unlocalized genomic scaffold, aAscTru1.hap1 SUPER_12_unloc_1, whole genome shotgun sequence includes the following:
- the LOC142473411 gene encoding histone H2B 1.1-like, whose protein sequence is MPEPAKSAPAAKKGSKKAVTKTQKKDGKKRRKSRKESYAIYVYKVLKQVHPDTGISSKAMGIMNSFVNDIFERIAGESSRLAHYNKRSTITSREIQTAVRLLLPGELAKHAVSEGTKAVTKYTSAK, encoded by the coding sequence ATGCCTGAACCAGCCAAGTCTGCGCCAGCGGCCAAGAAGGGCTCTAAGAAAGCCGTGACCAAGACCCagaagaaggatgggaagaaGCGTAGGAAGAGCAGGAAGGAAAGTTACGCGATCTACGTGTACAAAGTGCTGAAGCAGGTTCACCCTGACACCGGCATCTCCTCCAAGGCCATGGGCATCatgaactcctttgtgaatgaTATCTTCGAGCGCATCGCAGGGGAATCGTCCCGTCTGGCTCATTACAACAAGCGCTCGACCATCACTTCCCGGGAGATCCAGACCGCTGTGCGCCTGCTGCTGCCGGGAGAGCTGGCCAAGCACGCCGTGTCCGAGGGCACCAAGGCGGTCACCAAGTACACCAGCGCCAAGTAA
- the LOC142473412 gene encoding histone H2A type 1-like: protein MSGRGKQGGKTRAKAKTRSSRAGLQFPVGRVHRLLRKGNYAQRVGAGAPVYLAAVLEYLTAEILELAGNAARDNKKSRIIPRHLQLAVRNDEELNRLLGGVTIAQGGVLPNIQAVLLPKKTESHKPAKSSK, encoded by the coding sequence ATGTCTGGAAGAGGCAAACAAGGCGGGAAAACTCGCGCTAAGGCCAAGACTCGCTCATCTCGGGCTGGGCTGCAGTTCCCAGTCGGCCGTGTGCACAGGCTGCTTCGGAAGGGAAATTATGCTCAGCGTGTGGGAGCCGGAGCCCCGGTCTATTTGGCCGCAGTGCTGGAGTATCTGACCGCTGAGATCCTGGAGTTGGCCGGTAACGCCGCCCGGGACAATAAGAAGTCCCGCATCATCCCCCGGCACCTGCAGCTCGCTGTGCGGAACGACGAGGAGCTGAACAGGCTGCTCGGAGGGGTCACCATCGCTCAGGGGGGTGTCCTGCCCAACATCCAGGCCGTGCTACTGCCCAAGAAAACCGAGAGCCACAAACCGGCCAAGAGCAGCAAGTGA